A stretch of the Pedobacter sp. MC2016-14 genome encodes the following:
- a CDS encoding SusC/RagA family TonB-linked outer membrane protein: MKLTTVILIAAIMQVSAASYGQRITFSEKNVTLDKVFSEIRKQTGYNVFLLDAIKSSEKMDADFNNLLLKDVLDDIFKNRDMSYTIQDQTIIARKKKTSLLEDVVNYFNKINVRGRVIDEEGIPLAGASVLWEKGHMVTNTDGDGRFYLPGLDEKAVLTISYVGFKTKSLKVKPDMGEIKMERFDANLDAVQVIAYGTNTRRFSVGSAVTITAEDIASQPVTNVLQALQGRVPGLELRQSSGAPGSSVKLQIRGQNTLRSSFAFGSDDELYNQPLFIIDGVPFAPQNRDINQYFALGAARTGDGMELGVSPFNNINPADIESITVLKDADATSIYGTQGLNGVILITTKKGKGGKTSFTATVDKSINRVARPLQMLNTQQYLELRKEAATNDGIAPDQYDMYSFPDLVVFDQNKYTNFYDEFFNNTASTTRTHGSLTGGSENTNFVFSGGYSKSDYNFPGDYAEKTFTMHSAVHHGVWNNRLTFDFGTDYSYNRNNTSGNPNITSIYLTPPNLPDMLDASGNLVWNYKGVDITQFQQYAYIKETSLAQSYNLNTSLRLGWKIMNGLKFTTNLGYSRFNTTQYTTHPKSSVNPAYNAISRVEVGDQKFETLNIEPQLDFERNLGRGVLNVLLGSTYKKSLDYSTNIMAQGYGSEALMGSLSGATSFQIGDNNTIYKYSGGFGRLGYIYNQKYILSLTARRDISSNFGSGRQLGNFGSAALGWIFSEEQGFKNLLPFVSYAKLYGSYGTTGGDGVEAYRYKPYWISGTTAPLFQGVRSYIPYNLYNPDYSWSTKKSLNISMDLGFLNNRLIINGTWYRNRTGNQLIASALPIQVGFNDVTENFQAVLQDKGWEFTLTSTNLKSKDFNWNSSFNISFNRNKLIAFPGLENSAYNYSYFIGQSTSAVLGFNYKGVNPETGLFEFYKANGEVTSNPDYNLASKGGDQSIIADLQPKFFGGLGNNFTYKNFSLSVFLQFSKTLGINYIGGLYSQGRTGIGGLGNIPVIALDHWKKPGDISDIQKATSTYGEVSTAAGAFQISSGAISDASYIRLKTVSLGYTLPQAVFRKAGMQNFKVYVNTQNLFTITGYKVGDPEAAGSTYGMPIQRNIAFGLSFNY; encoded by the coding sequence ATGAAGTTAACCACTGTCATATTGATTGCTGCGATAATGCAGGTGAGTGCTGCCTCTTACGGACAGCGAATCACATTTTCAGAGAAAAATGTGACGCTGGATAAGGTGTTTTCTGAAATCAGAAAGCAAACAGGTTATAACGTGTTCCTGTTGGATGCCATTAAAAGCTCTGAAAAGATGGATGCTGATTTTAATAATCTGCTACTTAAGGATGTGCTTGATGATATTTTTAAGAATAGAGATATGAGTTACACGATCCAGGATCAGACCATTATTGCAAGAAAGAAAAAGACTTCTTTGCTGGAGGATGTAGTGAATTATTTTAATAAAATTAATGTCCGTGGACGTGTTATAGACGAAGAGGGTATTCCATTAGCCGGGGCTTCAGTTTTATGGGAGAAAGGCCATATGGTGACCAATACAGATGGTGATGGAAGATTTTACTTGCCTGGCTTAGATGAAAAGGCTGTGTTAACAATTTCCTATGTAGGCTTTAAAACTAAAAGCCTTAAAGTTAAACCAGATATGGGCGAGATTAAAATGGAGCGTTTTGATGCCAATCTGGACGCTGTACAAGTTATTGCCTATGGTACCAATACCAGGCGCTTTAGCGTAGGCTCTGCGGTAACCATTACTGCTGAAGACATTGCCAGTCAACCTGTGACCAATGTTTTACAAGCCCTACAGGGACGCGTTCCAGGTCTTGAGTTAAGACAAAGCAGTGGTGCACCCGGAAGTTCGGTTAAACTTCAGATCAGGGGACAAAATACTTTGAGATCTTCTTTTGCGTTTGGCAGTGATGATGAACTTTACAACCAACCTCTGTTCATTATTGACGGCGTACCTTTTGCACCTCAAAACAGAGATATTAATCAATATTTTGCACTTGGTGCAGCCCGTACTGGTGACGGAATGGAACTGGGTGTAAGTCCATTCAATAACATTAATCCGGCCGATATTGAGTCAATAACTGTGCTTAAAGATGCTGACGCGACTTCAATTTATGGCACTCAGGGTTTAAATGGTGTAATATTGATTACGACCAAAAAAGGTAAAGGTGGTAAAACCAGTTTTACGGCAACTGTAGATAAAAGTATCAACAGGGTAGCACGGCCATTGCAAATGCTGAATACCCAGCAATACCTGGAATTAAGAAAAGAAGCTGCTACCAACGATGGGATCGCACCAGACCAATATGATATGTATAGTTTCCCTGATTTGGTGGTCTTTGACCAGAATAAGTATACTAATTTCTACGACGAATTCTTTAACAATACAGCTAGTACAACACGCACGCACGGGAGTTTGACCGGAGGTTCTGAAAATACAAACTTTGTATTTAGTGGTGGATATTCAAAATCGGATTATAATTTCCCGGGTGATTACGCGGAGAAGACTTTTACCATGCACTCTGCCGTTCATCATGGCGTATGGAATAACAGGTTAACCTTTGATTTCGGGACTGATTATTCTTATAATAGAAATAATACTTCAGGGAATCCTAACATTACGTCAATTTACCTTACTCCGCCAAACCTGCCGGATATGCTGGATGCATCGGGAAACCTGGTCTGGAATTACAAAGGGGTAGATATTACCCAGTTTCAACAGTACGCTTATATAAAAGAAACCAGTTTGGCACAATCTTATAATTTAAATACTTCTTTAAGGCTAGGCTGGAAAATCATGAACGGGCTTAAGTTTACCACGAATTTGGGATATAGCCGGTTTAATACTACACAGTATACCACACATCCTAAAAGTTCGGTAAACCCGGCTTATAATGCGATATCCAGGGTTGAGGTTGGAGATCAGAAGTTTGAAACCCTTAACATCGAGCCGCAACTGGATTTTGAACGCAATCTAGGCAGGGGTGTTTTAAATGTGCTTTTGGGTTCTACCTATAAGAAAAGCCTGGATTACAGTACCAATATTATGGCACAAGGGTATGGAAGTGAAGCATTGATGGGATCTTTAAGCGGGGCGACCAGTTTTCAAATTGGAGACAATAATACCATTTATAAATATAGTGGAGGATTTGGAAGGCTCGGCTACATTTACAACCAGAAGTATATCCTGAGTTTAACTGCCAGGAGAGACATTTCAAGTAATTTTGGGTCTGGACGCCAGCTTGGCAATTTTGGTTCAGCAGCATTGGGTTGGATTTTTTCAGAAGAACAGGGCTTTAAAAACCTACTGCCTTTTGTAAGTTATGCCAAACTCTACGGAAGTTACGGTACCACAGGAGGTGATGGTGTAGAAGCATACCGTTACAAACCATACTGGATATCTGGCACCACTGCCCCCTTGTTTCAGGGTGTACGTTCGTATATTCCTTATAATTTATATAACCCCGATTACAGCTGGAGCACAAAGAAATCCCTGAACATCAGTATGGATCTTGGATTTTTAAACAACAGACTGATCATTAACGGTACATGGTATAGAAATAGAACGGGAAACCAATTGATTGCGAGTGCCTTGCCAATTCAGGTTGGTTTTAACGATGTTACAGAAAATTTCCAGGCTGTATTGCAGGATAAAGGATGGGAATTTACACTGACTTCAACCAATTTGAAGTCGAAGGATTTTAACTGGAACTCTTCATTTAACATTAGCTTTAACCGTAACAAGCTCATTGCTTTTCCCGGCTTAGAAAACTCTGCATATAATTATAGTTATTTTATTGGGCAGTCTACCAGTGCGGTGCTTGGCTTTAATTATAAGGGCGTTAACCCGGAAACAGGTTTGTTTGAATTTTATAAAGCCAATGGAGAAGTGACCAGCAACCCAGACTATAACCTGGCTTCTAAGGGTGGCGATCAAAGCATAATTGCTGATTTGCAACCTAAATTTTTCGGAGGTTTAGGCAATAATTTTACGTATAAAAATTTCAGTTTATCTGTATTTCTCCAATTCAGTAAAACGCTGGGTATAAACTATATTGGAGGACTCTATTCACAGGGTAGAACTGGAATCGGCGGTTTGGGCAATATTCCTGTTATAGCGCTGGATCATTGGAAAAAGCCTGGCGACATCAGTGATATTCAGAAAGCAACTTCCACGTATGGCGAGGTTTCTACTGCTGCAGGTGCCTTCCAGATATCTTCTGGTGCCATTAGTGATGCTTCTTATATCCGGTTAAAAACGGTGTCTTTAGGGTATACACTTCCTCAGGCTGTATTTAGAAAAGCTGGTATGCAGAACTTTAAGGTTTATGTGAATACGCAGAACTTATTTACGATAACCGGTTATAAAGTAGGTGATCCGGAAGCTGCAGGAAGTACTTACGGCATGCCGATTCAGCGCAACATTGCATTTGGTTTATCCTTTAACTATTAA
- a CDS encoding RagB/SusD family nutrient uptake outer membrane protein yields MKFHTSYLKITTLLIIICLVNNACKKLVEIPDNPANRVADALVFTDSANVMSAMAGVYNGIGASSGNPSFLSGAMTAATGLSSDELNTTQGWDEGAVQLQNNNILADNYTVSDLWNGAYGTEKLYIVNACLQGINGSTGISASLKKQLLAELKMVRALYYFTLVNLYGGVPLVTSIDYKLTRTLPRASVDQVYAQIFSDLLDAERDISIDYPSSGRARPNTYVVKALLAKVYLYRKEWRKAADLATEVIGSGHYSLVPIDNIFLTGSNEAIWQLPAISLITSQTAEARAFLAYPYAPGQLPSYQVTDALLNAFEIGDPRKEKWLNLTRIQTGATTFEDIYAPYKYKNWDTKASTIEDYMMLRMGEQYLIRAEALAQLNLVGDAVDDINELRERARGTTTALPAYSRTISKADCLEAVAKERRIELMCEWGNRWFDLKRTGEAVTVLTTLKPDFEDNDLLYPIPRTQIQLNPFLIQNLGYK; encoded by the coding sequence ATGAAATTTCATACATCATATTTAAAAATAACCACTCTTTTAATCATCATATGCTTGGTTAACAATGCATGTAAAAAGTTGGTAGAGATTCCTGATAATCCTGCCAACAGGGTGGCAGATGCACTTGTTTTTACCGATAGTGCCAATGTAATGAGTGCTATGGCAGGCGTTTACAATGGTATTGGTGCCTCATCTGGAAATCCTTCTTTTTTAAGTGGGGCAATGACTGCGGCAACAGGCTTATCATCTGATGAGTTGAATACGACACAAGGCTGGGACGAGGGCGCTGTGCAACTTCAGAACAATAATATCCTGGCAGATAATTATACGGTTAGTGACTTATGGAATGGTGCCTATGGTACAGAGAAGCTGTATATTGTAAATGCTTGTTTGCAAGGTATAAATGGCAGCACCGGAATAAGTGCTTCCTTAAAGAAACAACTGCTGGCTGAGTTAAAAATGGTAAGGGCATTGTATTATTTTACCCTCGTTAACTTATACGGTGGTGTGCCGTTGGTGACCAGCATTGATTATAAATTAACCAGAACCCTGCCAAGGGCATCGGTAGATCAGGTTTATGCTCAAATTTTTTCTGATCTTTTGGATGCGGAAAGGGACATCAGTATAGATTATCCGTCTTCTGGTCGTGCCAGACCAAACACTTATGTAGTAAAAGCTTTGCTTGCGAAGGTATATCTTTACAGGAAAGAATGGAGAAAGGCTGCTGATCTTGCGACTGAGGTGATTGGTTCTGGTCATTATTCGCTGGTGCCCATTGACAATATTTTTCTTACAGGAAGTAATGAAGCGATTTGGCAATTGCCCGCAATTAGCTTAATCACTTCACAAACTGCAGAAGCACGTGCTTTTCTTGCTTACCCCTACGCTCCCGGTCAGTTGCCAAGTTATCAGGTTACGGATGCACTGTTGAATGCTTTTGAAATTGGTGATCCGAGAAAGGAAAAATGGCTAAACCTTACCCGAATTCAGACTGGAGCAACAACTTTTGAAGATATTTATGCACCGTATAAATATAAAAACTGGGATACAAAGGCAAGCACGATTGAGGATTATATGATGTTGCGCATGGGCGAGCAATACCTGATCCGTGCAGAAGCCCTGGCTCAACTTAACCTGGTAGGGGATGCGGTTGATGACATCAACGAGCTGCGGGAACGTGCCCGAGGAACAACTACTGCACTGCCTGCTTATTCCAGGACAATTTCTAAAGCGGATTGCCTGGAAGCTGTGGCGAAGGAAAGAAGGATAGAACTGATGTGTGAATGGGGCAACCGATGGTTTGACCTGAAGAGAACAGGTGAGGCTGTGACTGTACTAACTACGCTTAAGCCTGACTTTGAAGATAACGATCTGCTTTATCCCATTCCAAGGACCCAAATACAATTGAATCCTTTTCTGATCCAGAACCTGGGTTATAAATAA
- a CDS encoding ABC transporter ATP-binding protein, with product MKHPILKIENLSHRYSTSWAIRDINLEINETGIVGLLGSNGAGKSTTMNIMCGVLNNTEGKVYIDGIDMSMHPEEAKKRIGFLPQNPPLYLDYTVDEYLVYCAQLRLIAKNKIKQAVEEAKERCGIAHFSNRLLKNLSGGYKQRVGIAQAIIHRPKLVVLDEPTNGLDPNQIVEVRLLIKEIAADRAVILSSHVLSEIQLLCNDITMIEGGKIVFADSMEAFNNYVEPHSVVVQLHNAPAVAELLKIPGVTSVDVLTERQLRIFFNGDQEVTERIVETSVQNRWQLREISLDKSSVDEIFAQLSNKSKIKTT from the coding sequence ATGAAACATCCGATTTTAAAAATTGAAAATTTATCTCACAGGTACAGTACTTCATGGGCTATCCGTGACATCAACCTGGAAATTAATGAGACTGGTATTGTAGGTCTGCTGGGTTCCAATGGTGCTGGTAAATCAACCACAATGAACATCATGTGTGGCGTGTTAAACAATACGGAAGGGAAGGTTTACATTGATGGGATAGACATGAGTATGCATCCTGAGGAGGCAAAAAAACGCATTGGTTTTTTACCCCAAAACCCGCCACTATACCTGGATTATACCGTAGATGAATACCTGGTTTATTGTGCCCAGCTCCGTTTAATTGCGAAGAATAAAATTAAGCAGGCGGTAGAAGAGGCTAAGGAGCGATGTGGAATTGCCCATTTTAGCAACAGGCTGCTTAAAAACCTGTCTGGGGGGTATAAACAGCGTGTGGGGATAGCGCAAGCCATTATTCATCGCCCTAAGCTGGTGGTATTGGACGAGCCTACAAATGGCCTTGACCCCAACCAAATTGTGGAAGTCCGTTTGCTGATTAAGGAGATTGCGGCCGACAGGGCAGTTATCCTGTCATCTCATGTGCTTTCTGAAATACAATTGCTGTGCAACGACATCACTATGATTGAGGGTGGAAAGATTGTTTTTGCTGACAGCATGGAAGCTTTTAACAATTATGTAGAGCCGCATAGTGTAGTGGTACAGTTGCACAATGCGCCTGCAGTAGCTGAATTGCTAAAAATACCAGGCGTTACGAGTGTGGATGTGTTGACCGAAAGACAGCTGCGTATCTTCTTTAACGGCGATCAGGAAGTAACGGAACGCATTGTAGAAACCAGCGTTCAAAACCGCTGGCAGTTGAGAGAAATTAGTCTCGACAAAAGTTCTGTAGATGAAATATTTGCACAGTTGTCTAATAAATCAAAAATTAAAACTACCTAA
- a CDS encoding Gldg family protein, with amino-acid sequence MNTSLKIAIAELKTLFYSPIAWFLTIIFVFQSSLTYTSIVEEWLTKQELGGGYLRSVGYLTNNVFGFYGLYGAMVKKIFLYLPLITMGLISRETNSGTIKLLYSSPVKLREIVGGKYIAMVFYSFLLTLVLSIFVFTSTFIIKSADTSSMLVGLFGIFMLLCTYSAIGLFMSALTTYQVVAALSTLVVFGVFSYIGTVWQDIDFIRSLTYFLSITSRTDHMTVGLLSSKDVIYFVVIIAMFLMFTFFRLQSDRKTVSTLHAVIKYSATFALALLIGYVSSMPRFIASYDGTGTKVFTLHPNALKGVEQLGDEPLEITSYINLLDPFIWQGLPNQRNTDLDRWEPYLRAKHNVTLKYVYYYDMPGKEQQLMENNPGKTLKQIAENSAKSFHMSMDKFKTPEEIRKEVDLRTENNRYVIQLKSKGKSTFLRLYNDMKTFPSETEIAAALHRLTAKSFPKIVFVESEMERGRNPQGDRDYGILSNGIGTRESLINQGFDTESISLTEQEIPADASVLVIAGPRKDFSPVGMAQIQRYIDGGGNLLITAEPGKQTVINPLLKGLGVQLMDGQLVQDDNLLNVGKPKGNQGPSMGSVGISINGQSMGASNDGFTYELIKAKLTDAAASYSWHLQEPVKNGSVIGMMGATALSYVKTGPFTIQPLVVTDERVSWLKKGKLVADSGTVAFVPADGDVKGSFPTVLALNRKVNGREQRIVISGSVDLFSNGGLMRRMETEPANMALGIGLFSWFANNEFPVDTRHEPMKDNRFNLTSAGLKTIKIVYMGVLPGILLVIGSIFLMRRKRK; translated from the coding sequence ATGAACACTTCATTAAAAATTGCAATCGCTGAGCTGAAGACCTTATTTTACTCACCTATTGCCTGGTTTCTGACCATTATCTTTGTTTTTCAAAGTTCATTAACGTATACCTCTATTGTAGAAGAATGGCTCACTAAACAGGAATTGGGCGGTGGCTATCTTCGGTCCGTTGGGTATTTGACCAATAATGTATTTGGGTTTTACGGGCTTTACGGAGCAATGGTCAAAAAAATCTTTTTATATCTTCCATTGATTACCATGGGCCTGATTAGCCGTGAGACCAACAGTGGCACCATCAAATTACTGTATTCTTCTCCTGTTAAACTAAGAGAGATTGTGGGCGGTAAATATATTGCTATGGTTTTTTATAGCTTTTTGCTAACCCTGGTCCTTTCTATATTTGTATTCACCAGTACATTTATCATTAAATCTGCCGATACATCTTCCATGCTGGTGGGCTTGTTTGGTATTTTTATGCTCCTGTGTACCTATTCTGCTATCGGTTTGTTTATGTCGGCATTGACCACATATCAGGTAGTAGCGGCACTGAGTACGCTGGTGGTATTTGGTGTATTCAGTTACATTGGTACGGTTTGGCAGGATATTGATTTTATCAGAAGTCTGACTTACTTTCTTTCTATTACCTCAAGAACGGATCATATGACTGTTGGTTTGCTGAGTAGTAAAGATGTGATTTACTTTGTTGTAATTATTGCCATGTTCCTGATGTTTACATTTTTCAGGTTACAATCTGACAGGAAAACGGTTTCTACTTTACATGCTGTTATAAAGTATTCAGCAACCTTTGCTCTGGCGCTTCTTATAGGTTACGTAAGCAGTATGCCTAGGTTTATCGCTTCTTACGATGGCACAGGTACAAAAGTATTTACACTCCATCCAAATGCCTTGAAAGGGGTAGAACAATTGGGCGATGAACCTTTAGAAATTACTTCGTACATCAACTTACTTGATCCATTTATATGGCAGGGTTTACCGAATCAGCGCAATACGGACCTGGACCGTTGGGAGCCTTACCTGAGGGCTAAGCATAATGTGACTTTAAAGTACGTATATTATTATGACATGCCTGGAAAGGAACAGCAGCTGATGGAGAATAATCCTGGGAAAACGTTGAAGCAAATTGCTGAAAATTCTGCCAAGTCTTTTCACATGAGTATGGATAAATTTAAAACTCCGGAAGAAATCAGAAAAGAGGTAGACCTGCGTACAGAAAATAACCGTTATGTTATTCAGCTAAAGTCCAAAGGAAAATCAACCTTTTTAAGATTGTATAATGATATGAAAACTTTTCCTTCAGAAACGGAGATTGCTGCAGCTTTACACAGGTTAACGGCAAAAAGCTTTCCGAAGATTGTTTTTGTAGAAAGTGAAATGGAGCGTGGCAGAAATCCTCAGGGAGATAGGGACTATGGAATTCTAAGCAATGGCATTGGTACCAGAGAGTCATTAATTAACCAGGGTTTTGATACCGAAAGCATTTCTTTAACTGAACAGGAGATTCCTGCGGATGCTTCTGTTTTAGTGATTGCTGGTCCACGTAAGGATTTCAGTCCTGTGGGAATGGCCCAAATTCAGCGCTATATAGATGGTGGAGGCAATTTATTAATTACGGCTGAGCCTGGAAAACAAACTGTCATTAACCCCTTACTTAAGGGTTTGGGTGTCCAGTTAATGGATGGTCAGCTGGTGCAAGACGACAATCTATTGAATGTGGGTAAACCAAAGGGCAACCAGGGACCAAGCATGGGAAGCGTGGGCATTTCTATCAATGGACAGTCTATGGGTGCTAGCAATGATGGATTTACTTACGAGTTGATTAAGGCTAAACTAACTGATGCTGCTGCAAGCTATTCCTGGCATTTGCAGGAACCGGTAAAGAATGGTTCGGTGATTGGTATGATGGGGGCAACTGCTTTATCTTATGTAAAAACGGGACCTTTTACGATACAGCCACTTGTGGTAACAGACGAACGGGTAAGCTGGTTAAAAAAAGGCAAATTGGTTGCGGATTCTGGCACCGTTGCTTTTGTGCCGGCAGATGGGGATGTTAAAGGAAGTTTCCCTACGGTATTGGCTTTAAACCGTAAAGTTAATGGCCGGGAACAGCGTATCGTGATCTCAGGAAGTGTTGATTTGTTCAGTAATGGGGGCTTAATGAGACGAATGGAGACGGAACCGGCAAATATGGCATTGGGTATTGGTCTGTTTAGCTGGTTTGCGAACAATGAGTTTCCGGTAGATACCCGTCATGAGCCAATGAAAGACAATAGATTTAATTTGACTTCTGCGGGTTTAAAAACGATAAAAATAGTTTACATGGGCGTATTGCCAGGAATATTACTGGTAATTGGTTCTATATTTTTAATGAGGCGTAAAAGAAAATAG
- a CDS encoding RNA polymerase sigma factor — protein MNWLSSTKKSDPVNEELLLKRYQETDDLVLLSELFQNHSSMVYYVCLRYLQDAEASKDAVMQIFEELITKVKRQEIKHFGNWLYGLSRNHCLMQLRAGKKMPQVPFEDFVESPDFSHQEDPEGKERKLTALEQCLEKLPERQKQSIQLFFLQEKCYKDIVDHTGFSLNDVKSYIQNGKRNLKICMEKNREE, from the coding sequence ATGAATTGGTTAAGTAGCACTAAAAAATCAGATCCTGTAAACGAGGAGTTGCTGTTAAAGCGATATCAGGAGACTGATGATTTGGTATTGCTTTCAGAATTGTTTCAAAATCATTCATCTATGGTATATTACGTTTGTTTACGCTATCTGCAGGATGCAGAGGCGAGTAAAGATGCAGTGATGCAGATTTTTGAAGAACTGATTACCAAAGTTAAAAGGCAGGAAATTAAGCATTTCGGGAACTGGTTATATGGGTTGAGCCGCAACCATTGTTTGATGCAATTACGTGCCGGCAAAAAAATGCCCCAAGTTCCTTTTGAAGATTTTGTGGAATCTCCTGACTTTTCGCATCAAGAGGATCCAGAAGGGAAGGAAAGGAAACTGACTGCACTGGAACAATGTTTGGAAAAGCTTCCTGAGCGGCAAAAGCAAAGCATTCAATTGTTTTTTTTGCAGGAAAAATGCTATAAGGATATTGTAGACCATACCGGATTTAGTTTAAATGACGTTAAAAGCTACATACAGAATGGTAAGAGGAATTTAAAAATTTGCATGGAAAAAAATCGTGAAGAGTAA
- a CDS encoding TonB family protein, which translates to MKSNHPDISLIRKYLNGELDGPAMYQLERQAQDDPMLMDVITGMEMGDRNGDAKQFEEISQLITNRIAEKRSVKLISWKTFSIAASLLIGIGFIAFFMLDKPADVALVTQSKEVIQSKEVIEQAKPDTSVAIKEVPLPEMEAIKSNPTLLAVRKKTSRKVKGSRVEPGIAMADLARKDSIIYNAEALNEVVVIGYGVQKKTSITGSVSTIDTSLKAKATLQDALVGRLAGISVSKSKRERSEAKPLKKDAENSIRIRGMSTLTGDQKPLFIVDGMPYNGDINALDPKVISSFEVLKDASATALYGSRAANGVIIITTTNTLNEVVVAAHGAVKKQKPEPLVGWKVYEHYLEKEATLGDKSKGKVTLTFTLGPEGKPLNLKVVKSDGDAMSKKAIELITNGSKWHPGKGMNDKEIKLKVKFH; encoded by the coding sequence GTGAAGAGTAATCATCCCGACATATCATTAATCAGGAAGTATCTTAACGGAGAGCTTGATGGACCTGCTATGTACCAGCTGGAAAGGCAGGCACAGGATGATCCTATGTTGATGGATGTGATTACGGGCATGGAAATGGGAGATAGAAATGGGGATGCAAAACAATTTGAGGAAATCAGCCAGCTAATTACAAACCGTATTGCTGAAAAACGTTCTGTAAAGTTGATTTCCTGGAAAACTTTTTCCATAGCGGCATCCTTGCTGATAGGTATTGGGTTTATTGCCTTTTTTATGCTGGATAAGCCAGCGGATGTGGCTTTGGTTACGCAGTCTAAAGAGGTAATTCAATCTAAAGAGGTAATTGAACAGGCAAAACCAGATACTTCTGTTGCTATCAAAGAAGTACCCTTGCCTGAAATGGAGGCGATTAAATCTAATCCAACTTTATTAGCAGTTAGAAAGAAAACAAGTAGAAAAGTTAAAGGCTCGCGTGTAGAACCAGGTATTGCCATGGCTGATTTGGCAAGAAAAGATTCTATAATTTACAACGCAGAGGCTTTGAACGAAGTAGTGGTTATAGGGTATGGCGTGCAAAAGAAAACATCAATTACGGGTTCGGTTTCCACGATAGATACCTCTTTGAAGGCAAAGGCTACCTTGCAGGATGCGTTGGTTGGTCGTTTGGCTGGTATAAGTGTGTCAAAAAGTAAAAGAGAGAGGTCTGAGGCTAAGCCACTTAAAAAAGATGCTGAAAATAGCATAAGGATTAGGGGGATGAGTACCTTAACAGGTGATCAGAAACCATTGTTTATTGTGGATGGAATGCCTTACAATGGAGATATCAATGCGCTGGATCCGAAGGTGATTTCGTCCTTTGAGGTTTTAAAAGATGCTTCTGCAACTGCGTTGTATGGATCCAGGGCTGCAAATGGTGTGATTATTATAACTACTACGAATACCCTTAATGAGGTAGTTGTTGCTGCCCATGGAGCTGTAAAAAAGCAAAAACCTGAACCTTTAGTGGGCTGGAAGGTTTATGAGCACTATTTAGAAAAAGAAGCTACACTTGGCGATAAAAGCAAAGGAAAAGTGACGCTTACCTTTACGCTCGGGCCTGAAGGAAAACCATTAAATTTGAAGGTTGTGAAAAGTGATGGCGATGCAATGAGTAAAAAGGCAATTGAATTGATTACCAATGGATCAAAATGGCATCCTGGCAAAGGGATGAACGATAAAGAAATTAAGCTTAAGGTTAAGTTTCATTAG
- a CDS encoding RNA polymerase sigma-70 factor codes for MDVYRNYTDVELTDLLRSGDHLAFTEIYKRYTNVLQGHAYSKLQDREEAIDLVQELFVSLWTKRESIVIHTTLSGYLYTAVRNRILNVILHKKVASDYITSLQDFIDHGEALTDHLVREKELRLIIEKEISALPEKMRAVFELSRKEGLSHKEIAEKLGLSEKTVKNQVNNSLKALKGKLGPLFVFLVLMN; via the coding sequence ATGGATGTTTACCGTAACTATACTGATGTAGAGTTAACGGATCTTTTAAGGTCTGGTGATCACTTGGCATTTACTGAAATTTATAAACGGTATACCAATGTATTGCAGGGCCATGCGTATTCGAAATTACAAGACAGGGAGGAGGCCATTGACCTGGTACAGGAACTTTTTGTTTCATTATGGACGAAAAGAGAAAGCATCGTCATCCACACTACATTATCTGGCTATTTATATACAGCGGTTAGGAACAGGATTTTAAATGTTATACTCCATAAAAAGGTAGCTTCTGACTATATCACTTCTTTGCAGGATTTTATAGACCATGGAGAAGCGTTAACGGATCATTTGGTGAGGGAGAAAGAGCTAAGGCTGATTATTGAAAAGGAAATTTCTGCATTGCCCGAAAAAATGCGTGCTGTTTTTGAATTGAGTAGAAAAGAAGGGCTTTCTCATAAGGAGATTGCTGAAAAATTAGGTTTGTCTGAAAAAACAGTCAAAAATCAAGTGAATAATAGTTTGAAAGCATTAAAAGGGAAGCTCGGCCCTTTGTTTGTGTTTCTTGTTTTGATGAATTAG